The Oreochromis aureus strain Israel breed Guangdong linkage group 15, ZZ_aureus, whole genome shotgun sequence genome contains the following window.
CCTATGTAGCActatatggtgtgtgtgtgtgtgtgtgtgtgtgtgtgtgtattgtaaAGACTTGATTCCCACAGTCCAAGTCAGGGTTTTAAAATGCGTTGCTGTTTCCATCCAGCATCAAAGCTGCAGTGAAATTTCCTTCAATGAAATTTTGGctcaaagaaaaacagtgttGTTATTGTCAATCTCCAATTAAAGTAAAAGTGTAATTAAACCAAGGCAGACTTGTATTGACTGGACATGGTAGAATTCTGCTGAATTACCCTCTTTATTGCTGAGTCATGCAAATGGTCTACAGATGGTCGCAGGAAGTGCTCCACCGCAGCTTTCCTGGGCCGCCACGACTTTCAACTCTCATCTGATCACACACGAGATAGCACGAGTCTGCACCTCAGCTGCCTGAATGCAAAGCAGGAGGATCGTGTAAGGATCGCCAGACTCGGCATTTCAATACACAGATGGGGTTTTTATTCGTTTGAATACGACTTATGCCCGAGAAGATGATCTTTAACACTTCCCCATTCCTGGTTACTCTACAAGTGAGAATCATCAACCATGAGAGCATTGCAAACATAAACTTCTAATGCATATTCAGCTCCATTTGTCATGGTTCAGAAAGCAAAAACAGGCTGAAGGCCCCAAGATGATGACATCTGTAGTTCAAACAACTTTAGCGTTAAATATTCTCCAGTTAGCAGTGACGCTGATAAAAATGTGTGCAgtcatctttcgccatctttcaatgctgtgattgcagccattcccccaactctctgtgaatggtactcatggccattcgAGAATCTGTGTCTTTGATTAGTAGtcgttgatcaatggtcataagaATTTGCATACTAACAATCATGGAACTAACCCCCAgcacattgttcattcagtggtgctagtttccttcgctgtgcaaatgtactgcttataaggttggggaaacctgcagtcagctgagactgaagaagtcacttggatgagtgacaaaacgtttctcccactgaaaatgtccaaatgaacagaatcaaccttttggaatttacttacctggatgattgagcacgcatcaagacattattttattaatatttttgaaatgataGCAGCGCAAAGCGAaaattttgcagcacaaaccagcacaaacgtttgataccacttttgttggatttgaagaagggGGGCAACTTCACTCACGTGATCTCCTAATATCACACCACAAATTATAATTGTGTAACTATGTCACATTATTGgaaactgaaagcagcagaGCCTGTTGCAAAAAAAGCTGTCACAACAATcgtcatgtgattgactgatACGGAACAAATCCAAGCGAAGATGATAAGTGATAAAACCTGCTTTAAATCCAAACACTTGCAACAATGTGTGGATGGACGCGTGGATCAGGTACATGTGTCACACTGCAAAGTCAATATTAGTTTCTGAAGGTGGTTACGGGTTTCACCTGCGCATCCTCACAACTTTATCTCTATGTGACGGCACCCAAGCTGTTGCAATTTAGAATATCAGCCACTTGTCATGTTAATGAGGGCTAAATAAAGCTGAGACAGAAAATGGCGGTGTGAAAGCTGCTGAGCTGATCGTCATCTGTTTCATGCTGCTACAAGGTAAGGCAAGAAAACATTTTATCAACACATTTCACAACAAAGAAAGCAACAGCAATGTGTTGatttacttcctgcacagccGTAACACCTTACACATATTTACTAATGTATGAAGGATTTATTAAAAGTTAACATTAAAACTTcctgtaagaaaaacaaacctaacTTAGAGACTGAAGTTAAATGAAGTAttaccttcatttctttatacatGATATACATGCAGATTAATACAGAACAGAGAAGCTAAAtggttaaatgtttaaaaactgtCCCATCACtattatttttgtcattaatTTTCAAACAAAGGAGGTCGTTCAGTTACATCCATCTCAATAAAGGGCAGCACTGgatctgcttttattttttagtgttttcagtacaattacattttcattacaaACAAAGAAAGCGAGTAAACACACTCGGCTCTCACGTGTTTACCAGCTGTAATAAAATAAGCATCTGCTAcagcaaaaaaatacaaatggaaGAACTGAGGCTGCGTGTTTTCATGTTCAAGCATTTAACATAGTTGTACGTTTTCTTTGCTTGTTCTCTTCTTGATCTCaggctttgtggcagctttcaACTGCACCAGCCCAACTCCTGCCGCCCTGTTTGATGAACTCGCAAAACATTTGTTCTCTAACAAACTGCTGCGTCCCGTCGAAACCTTTGCAAAGCCAATAAACATATCCATCAGCATAACAGTGGCAGGAATTTTAGGAGTGGTGAGTCTACACAGCTTATACACAAAATATTAACATCATGTCATCTATGTGGAACTAATAATCCTTATGACTCTAATATACTTTCTAATGTTACTCATCTTTAGGatgaaaaaacccaaacactgTCTTCAGTCTTATGGCAGGTCCTGGTATGTCTTGAACAGCTCTCAGAACTAAAACAATAATGTCACATTTCTTATATGATTATACtgacattttgtaaattatttcTGTTGCAGCTGTTTGTATTTTCAGCACAATGAACCAATCCAGAGCGATTATAAGAATGAATCAAAATGTTTGGCCACTGAATTAATACATAAAGAATACATTACTTGTTATTTTAGATTTCCTTAAGTCTGTAACAGtaatttcaaatatttattatcAGTTGGGAACTTTTTCTTATAGTCTAACATGACTTAATACCAGATGTTGTGTTTCCCTGTTTCAGCAGTTAACATGATAGCTGTAGTGCTGTGGAACAGTTTTGCTGTTGTTCTGTTTAATGTAGGAGTGGGATATCGAAGGACTGAACTGGGATGAGAAGGAATGTGCAGCTAAAAGAGTTTCGGTTCCTCGGGACAACCTTTGGGTCCCAGACATTCAAATAAAACAGCTGTAAGTTTAATGAATTTTGTAAATCAAGTCGAAGAAattaacttttaattaaaacactaaaaatatcAGAAATGACAAAGCAGTCATGAGAGACATCGACGTCGACATCAGGCTGAGCTGGAGGACCAACACTTGCACTGTAAACAGAAAGTGGAAGAGCAGGCTTTCTTTGCTAAGGAAGCTTACGTCCTTCCACATGTGGTATAATGATGAATATTTTCTATCACTTACTTCTGATGAGTGCAGTGTactttgctgtggtctgctgggggagCAGGAGATAAATAAACTAATCAGGAACCCCGACCACCCTCTGCACCACCTACTGGACAGGCTGcgacatttattttcagtgttttcaattcaattttatttatagagcgcCAAATcacgctttatattgtaaggtagaccctacaataataaaaacagagaaaaacccaacaatcatatgaccccctatgagcaagcactttggcgacagtgggaaggaaaaactgccttttaacaggaagaaacctccggcagaaccaggctcagggaggggcggggccacctgctgcgaccggttggggtgagagaaggaagacaggataaagacatgctgtggaagagagacagagattaataacagatatgattcaatgcagagaggtctattaacacatagtgagtgagaaaggtgactgaaaaggaaaaactcaatgcatcatgggaatccacCAGCAGCctacgcctattgcagcataactaagggaggattcagggtcacctggtccagccctaactatatgctttagcaaaaaggaaagtttgaagcctaatcttgaaagtagagatagtgtctgtctcctgaatccaaactggaagctggttccacagaagaggggcctgaaaactttacttttaaatactctaggaacaacaagtaggcctgcagtgtgagagcgaagtgctctaatagggtgatatggtactacaaggtcattaagataagatggggcctgattatttaagaccttgtatgtgaggagcaggattttgaattcaattctggatttaacaggaagccaatgaagggaagccaaaacaggagaaatctgctctctctttctagtccctgtcaggactcttgctgcagcattttggattagctgaagacttttcagcgagtttttaggacatcctgataataatgaattattgTTCTCCTACACTCATCATATATTgtttttcatatatattttcttcAATGTTTTGTTATTGTATTCTGTTCTATTCCAGCCTGGACGAAGCCAGCTCTACCAAAACTCCCTATGTCTACTTATATAATACAGGTCATGTATATGATGATAAGCCCATCACAGTGGTCACTTCTTGCCAATTGGGAATCTACACCTTTCCCTTTGATATCCAAAACTGCTCGTTGACCTTCGGATCATATATACACTTTGGTAAGGCTgcctgaaaattaaaaacaaacaaaactcaaagagtcttaaaaattattttttaaactctaAAACCATCCCTATAGACCATCCATATTCTGATTTTAACACAAAACTATGTGCTAATATGCAAATAAGCAAAACTCTTGAATGTCACTCTAGCTACAGATATTCAGATGATTCAAGGCGCCACAGCTGAAAAGGTCCTGAAAGAGTCCCGAGATGTGATTGTAACCAATGGGGAGTGGGAGCTGGCAGATATCAATATTGCCGATTCCAGCCTGCATTTAGACGATGGAAGCTACTCTGAGATCACATACTATGTAAGCGTGTTTTTACTGACTTTTTCATCCTTCTGATAATTTATTTTGTACTGTTATAGCTGATCACACTTTATTGTTTAATAGTTCCTAATTGTGGGAAGTCTTTATGAACCAATCGCTATCATATTGAACATGTTTGCCGTGAGAatgaaagtaaaagtaaaatcagGTGCAGATGATGCATgagtgaaacataaagaaactGACCTGTGCTGTGGTGGCACAGGACAGCAGGGATTACGTCCACCATTTTGGAAGTAGTTTCCGTTTTAAAAGCTTCATTTCtattatttgatgtaatgagACATCTCATTTATTAAGCCAAAATTCTGAAGCAGTTTGTAAAAACTAAGTACATCCCATGATTCAGTGACTTTAGCAGCAACAACTTGATGTAATCATTTTCTGTCCGTCACATCGCTGTAGAGGAAAATCTAACAAAAATCTTACAGGTTTAATACTTTTGTCTCTTCCCAAGATCGTGCTAAGACGGAGACCAATCGTCTATGTGGTCAACCTCCTGGTCCCCAGCTGTTTCCTAATCACAGTGGACCTCTTCAGTTTTGTGCTGCCCCCACAGAGCGTGGACAGATCCTCCTTCAAGATGACACTCATCCTGGGCTACACCGTCTTCCTGCTCATAATGAATGACCTGCTGCCTGTTACCGGGGAGAAAACACCGCTCATCAGTGAGTGTACATAAATTTAGTGTCGGCTGCATAGTTCTTCTTTTGAAGAAATACACTTAAGGAATTTAGAGACAGTGTTTCTGAAAAACAATACAGTGTCCTTTGGATTATGAAGGGTTGAATTCAAACATCTGTGGAACAGACGTCTTAAAATCTGTACAAATTTCACCAAAACTGTCAGTTCccaaaaaaacaagttttctaAACTGTGAAACTCTTCACCGAAGTACATTTTGCAAAACTGGATGATCCCGATCTGTGTCAACTTGCCAAAAGACTCCACCTACTAAAGACACATTTATTTTGGGGGTGTGTTTTTTCAGCTCTCTGAGATAAGGCATCTATGGCTGTAATCCAGAAATTTCTTAAACACGATGGTAACTAAGACTGAGAAAGAgaatataagataagataagataagataagactttattgatcccacgacGGGGAAATTTTTGCGTCacctcagctcaggtacaggtatcagaaagaaatacaaaaaaaaatacaaataagtacaatcaatgaaaaaagtaagataatacactatatacaatggTAGCACACACAGAATATGAGCTCACATGTGAAAATGATTTAATGAAAACTGTTCTGAGTTCTTCCTGTCTTtggtgctgtttcctgcagatgttttcttctccattagTCTGGCGCTGATGGTTGCCAGCCTGTTGGAGACGCTGTTCATCACAAACATTCAGTACAAGCCCAGAGAGTACAGCGCAGTGCCTCACTGGCTCAGTGTCCTTGTGTTACGTTATCTAGCTGTTCTTGTTTGTATCCCTCCAAAGGAAAGGAGCAACCGAGTCACAGTCTCCCTCAATCCATCTCACAAAGGTAcgttattatttttatagtcCCGTTATTAATAGATTTTGTTAAAAGCCCAAGTTGAAGAAACAGCTGTGGCCTGTATTGACTATAGTGGACTATGTGTTAGGTTAAACAACATAATGGTGGGATTATGGCTGAGGGTTGTGTGTTCCAGCTATAGAGAGATCACATTCCTGAGCCCCCCtaggaaagtctatgccagggtgccgGAAAAGAGAGTCCGTTCGTTAGTCGAatctcggatacaggaggaacattGTGGTTTATGTTTTGGTTacagaacactggaccagctgtTTACCCTCTGGAGGATACTCGAGGTGTATGGGAGTTTGCACAACCAGtccacatgtgttttgtggacttggagaaggcattcacCCAAGTCCCTTGTGAGGTGTGCCTCGGACGTATGGGGTGTCTAGCCCCGTTGATACAGGCCATTCAATCCTTATACAAATGTTGCAGGAGCTTGGTCCGCATAGCCAGCcagcaataagtcggacttgtttctgGTGGGTGTTGGACGCCGACAGTtctgccctttgtcactgaaTCTGTTCATAATCTTTATGGACATTATTTTTAGGCATAGCCAAGTGACAGAAGGCTTCCACTTGGGTGGCCTCAGAATTTCATCTCTGccttttgcagatgatgtggttgtGTTGGCTTCATAAGTGGCACTGGAGTGGtttgcagccgagtgtgaagagGCAGGATTCAGAATCAGCActtccaaatctgaggccatggtcctcagccagaaaaggaGTGCCCACTCagggtcagggacgagttcctgcACCAAATGAAGGAGTTTAAGTACACTCTAACATGAAAGCATAGTACAAATAAGCAATtggagttttaaaaaagtgaTGGAATCAATTTCTTTTATGCAACGCAATGATGGCTGCATGTGTTTCTTTGCAGGTAACCAATGATTTCAAAAATGACCCTCCTTTTAACAAATCCAGTCCGCTATTTTAACTCAATAAAtgagtaataataatgatctcCAGGCTTGTGCTCATCAACATTCTCATCTGAGTTAACAAGAAGATTGTTTAAATGATGTCAGCAGATCCTTTTATGGCAGCGATGAAATGCGGTGGAAATGCGGGTTTTGGAATGACGTTTATTTTCATGGCAATTCATCTGATCACTCTTCATAACCTTCTGAAGTAATTCCCAAATTGCTATCAAAAAACTGAAgaagcaaactttgtaaaaaatattatttgtgTCATTTTCAAAACTTTTGGCCGCGACTGTATCTCGtggtcttgttcacaagtgagaGGAGAGGGAAGCTGGAGATCTacagacagattggtgctgCGACTGTAGTGATGCGGAGGCTGTACATCATGTTGAAGAAAGAGCTGAGCGTAAAAGCGAAGCTTTCAGTTTGCCCGTCGGTCTACATTCCCACCGAAAGAGCAAGATTGTggatacaagtggcagaaattagcttcctccgaagggtggctggcgtctcccttagagatagggtgaggagttcggccatccgggaggggctcagtgTAGAACCACTTCTCTTCAActttgaaaggagccagtttaGGTGGTTCAagcaaggatgcctcctgggtgaggtgttctgggcatgtcccactgggaggaggacCTGGGGCAGATCCaagacacgctggagagattatatctgtcagctggcctgggaacactttgttgtttctctggacaagctggaggagggggccaggcaggaggaggtctgggcttctctgcttaggctgctgccaccgtgacccggccccggataagttGAAaaccatggatggatggagggatgcAAGAAGAATAAACGAGTTGAGGAAAGTTTCTCCTTCACTGAATTATATTAACTTGTACCAGAGAGCCAAACCACTGAGAGCTTCAAGAACTAATAGAAGGATTTTTAAggcaaatctgtgtgtgtgtgctgggagCCAGTGAAGTGACATAAACGCTTGGGTAATGGTTATATTTGCCTATATGTAAGACACTGATGATGGTGGTAATCCTGCAAACAGAGCGTTACAACAGTCTGACCCGTTCGATATGAACGCATGAATCATTTTCTCGCAGTCAGTTTGAGTTaccaattttttttaacttgtaaacaATTTGATCCTGATGAATCTGGACATGTAAACTTTAGGTCACAACTCTCCACAGTCATGCCACGTATCTCTCAGCTGTAAAGTACTTTATGCTTATCCTTATTTAAGCCGGTAGTAATATAGTCAATTTTAATCACCAACTACGACTTAAGAAAAAGTAACCACTTCTTGTGGTCTcagggtgttttgtttgtttttcacagcaCCATCAGCGAACACAAGCGCCACAAGCCTCTCAGACCATCAGAGCATCTCAGATGTTACACTTTCAGGAAAAGCAGCTCCAGCTTCTCTGGACTCTCCAGAGCCAGTTGTGGAACAACTGAGGATGTTAGGCAGAGAGCTCACAGCTATCCGAGTTCAGATGGACAAATACTGTCAAGGGACCAAAGCCACGCAGGAGTGGGAAATGATCGGGACAGTGATCGATCGTCTGCTGTTTGGCTTGTACATCATCTTCATTTTTGTGAGCTTTATCACAATAATAAGCATCTGGATATGGCATAATTCATTTGCTACATGATTAGATCAAAAACTGCATCACATGGAGTAGTGCCATGGCAATCTTCACTTCACGCATGTACTTGACCCCGTGCTGATTCcttatttttttgcatatttgtcacacgtACGTGTTTCAGATCAAAGGAATTGATGACCTGAAACATTTTAGTGTGACAAATACACAAACCAAGAGCAAAGAGGGCATGAGATGGATTTGCTGAGATCAGGAATAACAGCATCATTTAGTATAATGAAAATAGCCCTGCTTCTGTTGTCTGCATTTCATTCCTGTAATCAAACAGCATCGGTTAATGAGCATTTGTCTGTCAGGTAGTTGGCCTTGGCAAACTCTGCATTTTACAGTCACAAACATGACTGTGGTTTACTGTATCCTAACACTATTTACtggagctttttctttttaacatatCAATAGCCAGAGAAAAATATGAAAGAGGGACACATTCATAAACTCACAGGCCTGGGCTTACATCCAGTAACCACCATTTTCCTTGCAAACCAGAACCATGAACACATTTAGACTCTAATGCCATTAAATAGAAGTTGTACTTGTCTTTAAGATTCATTAGCAATTAAAAACTATTACGACtattattgtattgtttttccatttCACCGGTTGTGGTTTACCTGCATAATCAAATTATAACAGTGGGTGATTTGGTCTGCAGCAATTtgtgacaaagaaaataaataagtgtGACAATGAAATGTAAGCGATGGTCTCAGCTCTGCTACGTAACCAGCCTAGCATCTAAACTGAGTAACCAAAAATGACGTTTTATAACAATTAAAGCTGCTTCAATTTGAGGTTATACCGCCACCCCGAGCACTCCAGATGTTGCTGATCTTGGAAGTTATGCAGGGTTGGGCCTGATTAGTACCTGTATGGGAGACCACTGGGTAATGTAAGCTTGGGCAGCTCTAGTTCAAGATGTAGAGAAGGCTGTCCACCAATCAGGTTTCATTTGCAAACCACTTCAGTACTGAACCCCAAATTTGCTCCAAATGCATCCATCAATGTGACTGGATATCACCTAAGGCAATCATTTCCAATCACCACACCAGCAGAAAATGAAGACTTTCAGCTgggttttcattcattttgatgTTCTGATGACTTGATTCTTCATTACAGCTTCACTTTTGcaaatcaggatttttttttaattacatcaaTAGACAATAGTGGATAAAAAATGAGagacactgagagaggactttttattagtgatcttaaccataattttttttcatattaatgtaatttgttcatctaattgaatataatctatttgtgtatgattgtcagtccaaagagggagagaggaaagaggggaacgtgaggagaaagtacaaggtcaggaagagccaggtaagaaaacagacaaggaacagtgacaggcaaaacagaaaccgTTTAACTGCTTGAGAGAGTTGACTACCAAAAGGTGATAGACAGATTTGCCAGTCAAGGTGAGGCGACATaggttaaaataaattaaaaaaatctacagagccatagtagtatctgcagtaaagatcttttcatacattgtaccATAGGCAAAGTtgcaaaacagtgatgtcatgtatcgtgacgaggacccaggcacacagagacttgatgaatttaagaatcttatgatttcataaagaaatttgcagacttgcacagagatggtaaaattatgatgactgataacagagacgaggacaacagacgatgaggacagggtggtacaggggtttaaatgcaccgaggagacagacagagacaactcgggacaactggagacatgtaggaatgcagggactgacagagacagggaagacgTCTCATCGTGATGAGTAAAGTTGATTTTGCCTGGCTGAGCAGCTCTgtgtgctcagcacccccaaagctctgatcctagaatcgcccctgctaCCATGCAACCCAACATACTACACAAATGCACGGCAACGCCTTGAAGTCATTCTGTTGTTGCCAAAGAACTGATGAGAAAGATGTTTGATGAGCTTAATCTATGTGTTAGCCAGTAGTTTGTGTAGGAGTCATATGAGCTGTTCCGTTTTTGATTAAGTGGGTTGGTTTAAATGCACTCACTGTATTGGTAGACGGGTGTGGGGCATGACTCATGGGTGTGTTAGGTGATAAATGTggttgcactcacctgttcacGGCACCTGATGTTGATGAGCAGAAAGGTAGGGTGAGCCTGAGGCGAAACCTTCTGTTGACCGCAGCTTGAATCATTTTGATGCATTTTTTGACTGTAACTTGATGGTTTATGTATACTTATGCACTGAGTTATGCAATAGGCCAATGTTGTAATTTGGCATAGTAAATGGTGCAGTTATTTGTacagtctgtgcatttgtttaatgGTTTGAGCCTGTGTGCCGATTTGTATAGTGGACAGTTgtatgtggaataaaagtagCAAATAGTACAGAAGTGTATCTCATGTGTTTAGCCTGCCGCGGCCGTTGGTTGGAGGAGCCGCAATAGTTTGGATATAGAGAATGCTGCTGGCATGAGTGACAATTTTTGAAGCTTCGCCCAGTGATGAAATTGAAATCATAATAGGGAGGGATTCTTCTATCAGATGGAAAGATGGATTAACAGCAAAATTACAATATGTGAGTTTGTAAAGAAATATTATAGACAGTTTTGAAAGATATCGATAGATCTGTAAAGATGTCAAGCAGCTTCTAGATGCTTAAAGGAAGCAGTAAGGTCAGTTTCCATTCTGGGTTTTCAGCATTAATAAAGAAACCTGCAACAAGGTGAGTAATGTTTGAGGTCCAAAAGAAATCAACACAGAAATTTTTTACAGTGCTTTTCTACCTGAACattcaaagcgctctatacaggTTGCCTCATTCACACCTGTTCATAGAAGCTCTTTTTctgtgctttctatctaacattcacacacattcatactctgatgaaTGCATCAGAGAGTGACTTGGGGTTAATGTCTTGCCCAAGGGCAGTTAGCATGCAgtctggagcagccagggatcgacCCAAAAACCatctgattagtagatgacctgctccacctcctgagccacagccaccccctTTTAGAGGTAAAGAATCAATTAGAAAGTAAGTACAGTAATTTTTTGAGgtgatttgatttaaaaaaacaaaacaaaacaaaaatcttttgCTTCTAATTACATAATTGTGTCCATACTTCAGAGGTGGAGTTTCCAGCATCTCACCTCGGCCTCATCTGCAAACAATCATCAGGAGGGCTTCTTAAACCAGCGCTGCCTGCTACTCCTCGCCCGTTTGTTCCGCCATCTCCAGTGGTAACTAGGCTTCACCTCTGCTCCAGTTCTGGCTTGCTCGTTCCCTGTGTTTAGGTCTCCTCTGCCAACGTACTCATCCTACTCTCAAATTCCCTTACCCGTCCAGCAACTTCTTCTCCCTCTGTTGCAGAATTCCCGTTGGATTGTTCCCATCAGGAGCCAGGTGTTCAGTCTCTCGATAGCTTTTCCTCTGGTTCCTGCTCTCTGCTGACACTCGTAGCTCGAGCCACCTTCTCCATTCCCTCTCTTTAAACAAAGTCTCATAAATAGTTTAACCATGTGCATTGAATCTGCATTTGGGTCTAAGCCTTCTATGGAGGGAAGAAATCATCACAGTGACATctattcaattttcaattcaattttatttatagagcaccaaatgacagcaacagtcacctcaaggcacttgaTGTTGTAAGGTATACttacaaagaaaaccccaacaatcatatgaccccctatgagcaagcactttggcgacagtgggaaggaaaaactcccttttaacaggaagaaacctccagcagaaccaggctcagggaggggcggccatctgctgcgaccggttggggaggggcaaggaaaacaggataaagagatgctgtggaagagagacagaggttaataacaagtacgattcagtgcagagaggtctattaaacATAGtgggtgaagaagaaacacccagtgcatcatgggaatcccccggcagcctaatgctgggcatacactgtgcgatttttagCCCATCTTGAGCCGATTTTtcagtcgtgcgaccgtttGGAGGATCGTGTGTCGTGCATCGTCtacatggggtaacgagaagcgattaacacttctcgaccagctcccgatcatcaatcgttTGCTCGtaagaaaatcaaacctgtttgaaatcctgtcggCCGTCCTGAGGGCGTCACCACAGCATCTTACACTGCGCACGCGCACAACCTTCCGATTGGCATCCGGGCATCTGATTCTATCCAATCTTTTAAATCACGGCTTAAAACGTATTTGTTTAATCTTGCCTTTTCTA
Protein-coding sequences here:
- the LOC116334657 gene encoding 5-hydroxytryptamine receptor 3A-like; the protein is MCGWTRGSAETENGGVKAAELIVICFMLLQGFVAAFNCTSPTPAALFDELAKHLFSNKLLRPVETFAKPINISISITVAGILGVDEKTQTLSSVLWQVLEWDIEGLNWDEKECAAKRVSVPRDNLWVPDIQIKQLLDEASSTKTPYVYLYNTGHVYDDKPITVVTSCQLGIYTFPFDIQNCSLTFGSYIHFATDIQMIQGATAEKVLKESRDVIVTNGEWELADINIADSSLHLDDGSYSEITYYIVLRRRPIVYVVNLLVPSCFLITVDLFSFVLPPQSVDRSSFKMTLILGYTVFLLIMNDLLPVTGEKTPLINVFFSISLALMVASLLETLFITNIQYKPREYSAVPHWLSVLVLRYLAVLVCIPPKERSNRVTVSLNPSHKAPSANTSATSLSDHQSISDVTLSGKAAPASLDSPEPVVEQLRMLGRELTAIRVQMDKYCQGTKATQEWEMIGTVIDRLLFGLYIIFIFVSFITIISIWIWHNSFAT